The Glycine max cultivar Williams 82 chromosome 17, Glycine_max_v4.0, whole genome shotgun sequence genome contains the following window.
CTGTCTTATCCAATAAAGATATTTTTCGCTTCCACCACTatttattataaacaaataatggttttagtcaaaatattataaataattgataaatttggtctttcactttattattttaagttccataaaaagagaaattatcaattataaaaaaatatgaaactaaaatgatctttttaaagtataattaagaatttaaacTAGTGTTAATCGAAAACTAAGAAATTTAAAGCACATTTTACCTTTAGAGtatataatttgaatgtacaaaaaaagtttatatgataaaaatagaaaagaaagagataaaagtaTGCAATGAGGTATTAATGTAATAGAAAACTATTATAACTCAAAAGAATTGTGCAACAAAAGATATGATTAAAGATCACATCCGAGAAACCAAACTAGACCTTTAGCCATGATTAATAGAACaaagccaaaaataaaaagagtaaagATATAGTGGCTTGTATTTGATCAAGTTCTTCAATTGTACGAGATCTATTCAACAATCGTACCAACTGTGCCATCCTTTGAGATCCCTTAAGAATTAAAATCTCACAAAGTTAGACAGCTTGATGGCACTCTCTTGGGAGAGCAAGCTATACCCTTCACCACTCACGGTTATGGCTAGCTGCCTCTGCATAAAGATAAACTAGAATGCACATATACTAACCAGAAATACATTTATTATACTATGTAAGGCTGCACACAACACTTGCTTTCGAATTTTCTTTACTTCTAAATCTTCCCTTTCTCCTTTATCATAAATCGATCTATACGTACAAAGTACGCGGTCCAACTTTACATGCATAAAAGAATTGGTTTAAGTATTATtgtaaccaatttttttaatacttcttAGGCATAGTTGCATTCCTAGCTAACTagggataaaaacaaaaaagtttaattttcccCCTATTCCAAACATATTGTGTGAACAGAATAATCGTAGCTATAGTCGATGGAGGGCAGCATTCACCTCTCTTTTGACTGCAACGACAACCAATCATCTCATTGTGTACGAGATCCGTAATTATGTATATGCTTTAATCAACACTttgaattttattcaaagattaaatttttaataagatgatttaagaattttttattaccGAATGAAAGTAACATGAAAATGCTATTAAGGCCTGTTGTAGTATGTGGACATTCATCCACTTCTCAATTACAATTTACTTACACTTCCTCAACACtcgttatttttctttatttctatcTTGTAATATCACCTGTGATATATATGCTTATCTTTCCGGTTatctttctttatttgtttatctCTCTAGGTACCTATTAAATAACATATCAGTGTATACCCATCATTTTCCTTGATTTTATAGACACCCATAAAGCAAATTCGTACTAGCCAAACccaaaaaacagagaaagaaaaaatgtcatgtGCTCTATAAATGTTGTTTTTCACAACAAAGTAAAAAcgtaaagaataaaataaaacttatatatattagttaCACACAGTCAAGTGGGCCGATGTATAATTCGAACTACTTATTGTATTAGTAAGTTAGTAAAGCGTGTTGAATTCAAACTACATTAAGTTTATTATATTGGTAGAAAATTTCATTCAATTGTTCAAACTTCCTATGAACAAAGAGAGCGGCACTATCttgtattgtaaaaaaattaaacagaaaagaagtaaaaactaGGGAAATAAGGACATAGATAGAGATGAATGAGAGAGGTAAAGGGAGCTATACTATACATTCAACCGAGTTAGGAGTAGGCGCGTTAATCTAGCTAATTCCGTAGgcattattatatataagaaagaaaaggagaaggCATCTTTTGTGTTATAAGATATTACTAGGAAAAGCAAAGGTTGGCACTGTGTATATCAGCCAAGGGAGAGGACAAGAACGcttatgcttctttttttctttttttttccaatttttacaACCATTATATCCATTCTTATTTGTCATTTCAGGGAATCCTCACCGTCCCTTTTTTGCCGTATAGCAGCTGGTGCATGTGACTTTCCTCTATGCTATAAATACAGCCACTGCTATTCCATGCCAAAACCAACCAACACACTCACAGCAAGAGCTCCCCAATTAAGAGACTGCACTTTGCTTAGAGTTCAAGTTTCCTTGAAAAACCTCAAGGTGTTTTTGTGAGTGTTTTTGAGTGACTCTtataaatcatcatcatcatcagaagaagaagtagaagagaGAATAAGTGTTATGGGGGCTaagaaatcatcatcttctttctccttttgtGGTATGTTCAAGGCTTGTTTCTCAAGCAGCAAAGATGATTACTACTGTAATTACGATGATAGTAGTAGAAGGCATTTTGCAAGTGATGAGGATAGAGGCCGTTGGGTTGCTGAGCCTGGTATTGACCGGAAAGCTTCTGCTTTCATCGCTAGATTTTATGCCTCACGAGTCAGTGATTCTGAGCACCAAATTGCatcttgaaatttcaaatatcaAACATATATGAAACATGAAACCCCTTTCTTCGTTTCTCTCCATTAATTCATGCAAGTAGttgttcttttataataattcagaCCAATTTCACTTTGTAGTTGGTTCCAACCTCTCTCTATCTCTCCCTCTCTCCTACAAATGTAATGAAATGCTTCCTTCATACATTTGGTTGTGGTAGTGGTTTTTACTAGAGGAGTGGATGCATGGATCCAAACTTGCTAGATGCTAATAATGTGTGTGGTCACTGgtcaataataatgtaaaaattcattatttgtttTGCTCTCTTTCCAttctttgttatttaaaataaataaaaaagcctTAAATTGATGAAAAGTAATATATCCCTACAACTTTCTTTGCCATGCTAGCTAGTTGCGATGAACTCTGATTGGCATATGATTTCGAGTTAAGAGCTTCTGTCACTGCATCATTCCTGTTTTGGGCACTGATAACagctatatatataagtagtaTATATTATCAGAACTGTCTTGATTAAAACCATAAAAGGAATATTAACACAAATTTACATGCAGTTGATAGTGATCAGCGACGATCGAAGTACTTTTAACTTTTCAGCCTTTCAATTGACATAGACTGTAGTAGTAATTAGCAAAGGGCTCAAAGGaataatagaatttttataCGAATGTGTTGACAGAACAATAATCAATTAAGTGAGCAAAGGCTAATTGGCAAGGGACGGAAAGGCCAAATATTGAATATATGATCAGCAGATTGTGAGTAGGTGAATAAAAGTCCATGTCGGCACAGGTGTTAATTAGTTTGGTTAGCATGCAACATGTATATCCATAACTTTCGGTAACAATATTGCTGAACTATATCGTTAATTTTAATGAGTATGTGGGGGCAAAGTGGTTTGCCATGAAAAT
Protein-coding sequences here:
- the LOC112999976 gene encoding uncharacterized protein, giving the protein MGAKKSSSSFSFCGMFKACFSSSKDDYYCNYDDSSRRHFASDEDRGRWVAEPGIDRKASAFIARFYASRVSDSEHQIAS